In the Cydia fagiglandana chromosome 14, ilCydFagi1.1, whole genome shotgun sequence genome, one interval contains:
- the LOC134670741 gene encoding intraflagellar transport protein 57 homolog, which translates to MDLNLMDKLRLLKIDTELRPQIKMKPMSRYYFITSTNPGEQFFVFVSTAAWLIRKAGKVFEQPQEEDDPNSTIANIIEVLREKQITVDFSSHKLKQGFGEEVSYILNILADEAMKKENFTWQQPVINLTDTEETIDDIDQVEDETEITLDKVEEEMAIYSEESEGEFGSEDEKESSNVADKVHDWEAWKLELERVAPALRLKITADGRDWRARHAQMKTYRDELFDRFKTTGTQLNKLHGNISSAMDKIAARENILNEQFEPLVKEYGALLDELSKVTNEYKEVSVGVTERQEMLNELTAKVENIKQRTESKGSSMNDNSPLVSAKKAVANLKKDIQELDFQIIVLLWLLTTKENPNSNNLLGNAESRMVTNEVY; encoded by the coding sequence ATGGATTTGAATCTAATGGATAAGCTGCGATTGCTAAAAATTGACACGGAATTACGGCCTCAGATAAAAATGAAGCCGATGAGTCGCTACTACTTCATCACCTCCACCAACCCTGGCGAGCAGTTCTTTGTGTTCGTGTCGACCGCGGCTTGGCTCATCAGAAAGGCTGGGAAGGTATTCGAACAGCCACAAGAGGAAGACGACCCCAACTCCACCATAGCCAACATCATCGAAGTTTTACGAGAAAAACAAATAACGGTAGATTTCTCTTCACACAAACTTAAACAGGGCTTCGGGGAAGAGGTCAGCTACATACTTAACATATTAGCTGACGAGGCCATGAAAAAAGAAAACTTCACTTGGCAGCAACCGGTCATAAACTTAACTGATACTGAAGAAACTATTGACGACATAGATCAAGTGGAAGACGAAACAGAAATAACGTTAGACAAGGTCGAAGAAGAAATGGCGATTTATTCCGAAGAATCTGAAGGCGAATTTGGAAGCGAAGACGAAAAAGAATCGAGTAACGTGGCGGATAAGGTTCACGATTGGGAAGCGTGGAAACTGGAGCTAGAAAGAGTCGCACCGGCTTTAAGATTGAAAATAACTGCTGACGGTAGAGATTGGAGGGCGCGACATGCGCAAATGAAAACTTATAGGGATGAACTATTTGATAGATTTAAAACTACCGGGACTCAGCTCAATAAACTACATGGCAACATAAGTTCGGCTATGGATAAAATAGCAGCTAGAGAGAATATCTTGAATGAACAATTCGAACCCTTGGTTAAAGAATATGGCGCGCTTCTTGATGAACTGAGTAAAGTAACTAATGAATATAAAGAAGTAAGCGTAGGCGTCACAGAAAGGCAAGAAATGCTGAATGAACTGACAGCTAAAGTGGAGAATATCAAGCAAAGAACGGAATCTAAGGGATCATCGATGAACGATAACTCTCCTCTGGTTAGCGCAAAGAAAGCTGTCGCGAATTTGAAGAAGGATATACAAGAGTTGGATTTTCAGATAATTGTCCTGCTCTGGTTGTTGACTACCAAGGAAAATCCTAATAGCAACAATTTATTAGGAAATGCGGAGTCTAGAATGGTGACCAATGAAGTATACTGA